One genomic region from Anopheles bellator chromosome 2, idAnoBellAS_SP24_06.2, whole genome shotgun sequence encodes:
- the LOC131208405 gene encoding neuroligin-1: MKFVKFQHFCIVYFLLVRFLNGATMDLYKNSRLGNRIVQTRYGRLQGLVLPLEGYKFLKPIEAFLGVPYATPPTKMNRFSPTRTPSPWDGIRIADKFSPVCPQRLPSVNNETAALDKMPKGRLEYLKRLLPFLQNQSEDCLYLNVFAPVHATQSDKKLPVIVFLHGESFEWNSGNAYDGTVLASYSDLVVVTLNYRLGILGFLNANPSPQLRARVANYGLMDQMAALHWVQQNIAKFGGDPATVTLAGHGSGAACINFLMTSPTMVPGLFHRAILLSGSAYSSWALVEDPVVYALKLAKEVNCSIPEDLIKNHEQIVDCLRDVPLEELFAAEIQPPSFLSAFGPSVDGVVIRPGRSNQDIDELPPIRGTSKRSQGAAGRYDLLFGVVTGEALWRFSAADIQSGFEGDRRDKILRTYVRNAYTYHLSEIFYTVVNEYTDWERTVQHPINMRDAAVAALSDAQFVAPLVHTGDMLAPPPPLPGQEPSGPKCFFYVFDYQTKDGDYPQRMGTVHGEDLPYVFGAPLVDGFNHFPRNYTKSEVALSEAIMVYWANFARTGNPNEHHRQDSILAASRERNRFRSINWEEYDPVHQKYLEIGMKPRMKNHFRAHQLSIWLRLIPELHKAGMEDVIARHNLFKNHDDMDLYEGLVKPDTFTGRLNYLEDNLKHRGMLTGGDVGHALHANVGMTTAEPALLTTCMPVGNYSALAPTVTVLNATTDTLAGLEAAGYAAYSTALSVTIAIGCSLLILNVLIFAGVYYQRDKTRLEVKSLQKQYQQRGGGLHQQGPFDPIKHAHYHLGHSQSANVIVDVENHDTGALILAGDVKSPHICTNAMQINVMKSGSPGAGGGGGDGRGGGGVGNLGSGANGGGGGGVGGGDGGSCNVPAPLGQSNVTKMPLQANNVGYGTGTKLPPRSEHITIPIKNSTFIGTAGPGGGGTFVSGMMTLPKPTSQHQHQQQQQQQQHQQHQQHQQQQHQQQQQQQVHIPMSYNRNECMTLPRSMGGAGLSATSAVTNTDALQIKLPPNGTAIGIHMRSSPLGTAGSGPAGTGRACAGNSSPDHRSHHQQQQQQQVASSGHSHHHSHQHPGADGASLMQLKSQNLKNASVCPPQLPHAAMSEMRV, from the exons ATTTAGTCCAACCCGAACACCGTCGCCGTGGGACGGCATACGGATAGCGGATAAGTTTAGTCCGGTCTGTCCCCAGCGACTGCCGAGTGTAAATAACGAAACTGCAGCTTTAGATAAGATGCCAAAAGGACGACTAGAGTACTTGAAACGTTTGCTACCTTTTTTACAGAACCAATCGGAGGACTGTTTGTATTTGAATGTATTTGCCCCGGTTCATG CCACTCAAAGTGACAAGAAACTGCCTGTTATAGTATTTTTACACGGAGAGTCGTTCGAGTGGAACAGCGGGAACGCGTACGATGGTACCGTGCTGGCCAGTTACAGTGATTTAGTCGTAGTTACGTTAAACTATCGGTTAGGTATATTGG GTTTTCTGAATGCCAATCCCAGCCCGCAGCTGCGGGCCCGCGTGGCCAACTACGGCCTGATGGACCAGATGGCGGCGCTGCACTGGGTGCAGCAGAACATCGCCAAGTTCGGGGGCGACCCGGCCACGGTGACGCTCGCCGGGCACGGGAGCGGCGCGGCCTGCATCAACTTCCTGATGACGTCCCCGACGATGGTGCCGGGCCTGTTCCACCGGGCGATCCTGCTGTCCGGGTCGGCCTACTCGTCCTGGGCGCTGGTCGAGGACCCGGTCGTGTACGCGCTCAAGCTGGCCAAGGAGGTGAACTGTTCGATCCCGGAGGACCTGATCAAGAACCACGAGCAGATCGTCGACTGCCTGCGGGACGTGCCGCTCGAGGAGCTGTTCGCGGCCGAAATCCAGCCGCCGAGCTTCCTGAGCGCGTTCGGGCCGTCGGTCGACGGTGTCGTCATCCGGCCCGGGCGCTCCAACCAGGACATCGACGAGCTGCCACCGATCCGGGGCACCTCCAAGCGCTCGCAGGGTGCCGCCGGACGCTACGACCTCCTGTTCGGCGTGGTCACCGGCGAAGCGCTGTGGCGCTTCAGTGCCGCCGACATCCAGAGTGGCTTCGAGGGCGACCGGCGGGACAAGATCCTGCGCACGTACGTCCGGAACGCGTACACGTACCACCTGAGCGAGATCTTCTACACGGTCGTCAACGAGTACACGGACTGGGAGCGCACGGTGCAGCACCCGATCAACATGCGGGacgcggccgtggccgccctCTCCGACGCCCAGTTCGTCGCCCCGCTCGTCCACACCGGCGATATgctggcgccgccgccgcccctgCCGGGCCAGGAGCCGTCCGGACCGAAGTGCTTCTTCTACGTGTTCGACTACCAGACGAAGGACGGCGACTACCCGCAGCGGATGGGCACGGTGCACGGCGAGGACCTGCCGTACGTGTTCGGGGCACCGCTGGTCGATGGGTTCAACCACTTTCCGCGCAACTACACCAAATCGGAGGTGGCCCTCTCCGAGGCCATCATGGTGTACTGGGCCAACTTTGCACGGACCGG TAATCCGAACGAGCATCATCGACAGGATTCGATTCTGGCGGCATCGCGCGAACGGAACCGCTTCCGCAGCATCAACTGGGAGGAGTACGACCCGGTTCATCAGAAATACCTGGAAATCG GCATGAAGCCGCGGATGAAGAACCACTTCCGGGCGCACCAGCTGTCGATCTGGCTGCGGCTGATACCGGAGCTGCACAAGGCCGGCATGGAGGACGTGATAGCGAGGCACAATCTCTTCAAGAACCACGACGACATGGACCTGTACGAGGGGCTGGTCAAACCGGACACGTTCACCGGCCGGCTCAACTACCTGGAAGACAATCTCAAGCACCGCGGCATGCTCACCGGCGGTGACGTGGGCCACGCACTGCACGCAAACG TTGGGATGACGACGGCGGAACCGGCGCTACTGACGACGTGCATGCCGGTCGGCAACTACAGTGCCCTGgcgccgacggtgacggtgctgAACGCGACCACGGACACGCTGGCCGGGCTGGAGGCGGCCGGTTACGCCGCCTACTCGACCGCCCTCAGcgtcacgatcgcgatcgggtGCAGCCTGCTCATCCTGAACGTCCTTATCTTCGCCGGCGTCTACTACCAGCGCGACAAGACGCGGCTCGAGGTGAAGAGCCTGCAGAAGCAGTACCAGCAGCGGGGCGGCGGCCTCCACCAGCAGGGCCCGTTCGACCCGATCAAGCACGCCCACTACCACCTGGGCCACTCGCAGTCGGCCAACGTCATCGTGGACGTGGAGAACCACGACACCGGCGCCCTCATCCTGGCCGGGGACGTCAAGTCGCCCCACATCTGCACCAACGCGATGCAGATCAACGTGATGAAGAGCGGCTCCcccggcgctggtggcggtggcggcgacggtcgtggtggtggcggtgtagGTAACCTGGGGAGTGgcgccaacggtggtggcggtggtggggtaggtggcggtgacggcggaaGTTGTAACGTGCCGGCCCCGCTCGGGCAGTCGAACGTGACGAAGATGCCGCTCCAGGCGAACAACGTCGGGTACGGCACGGGGACGAAGCTGCCGCCGCGCAGCGAACACATCACCATACCGATCAAGAACTCCACCTTCATCGGGACGGCCGGTCCCGGGGGCGGCGGGACGTTCGTCAGCGGCATGATGACGCTCCCGAAGCCCACCTCGCAGCatcaacaccagcagcagcagcagcagcagcagcaccaacaacatcagcaacatcagcaacagcagcatcagcagcagcaacagcagcaagtgcACATCCCGATGAGCTACAACCGGAACGAGTGCATGACGCTGCCGAGAAGCATGGGTGGCGCCGGGCTCAGCGCAACTTCCGCCGTCACCAACACAG ATGCGCTGCAAATTAAGTTACCACCCAACGGGACGGCCATCGGGATCCACATGCGGTCGTCGCCGCTGGGCACCGCCGGAAGCGGTCCTGCCGGCACCGGACGAGCCTGCGCCGGGAACTCTTCGCCGGATCATCGgtcccaccaccagcagcagcagcagcagcaagtagCCTCATCCGGCCACTCGCACCATCACTCCCATCAGCACCCCGGGGCCGATGGTGCCAGTTTGATGCAATTAAAATCCCAAAATCTTAAGAACGCTTCCGTGTGCCCCCCTCAACTGCCCCACGCCGCCATGAGCGAAATGCGTGTCTGA